The Serratia rhizosphaerae genome has a segment encoding these proteins:
- the feaR gene encoding transcriptional regulator FeaR, translated as MAVTVQARSAGFDEWLQSINAACGRFRATTLGPAFSGAMQAYHTHALRLSIVDAAQTRLYRTRREVAQSNGGYFFTVFQLRGSALMEQGERQACLSAGDMTLIDAGRPSNFLFQHDSQQISLLLPRHYLEEPARRGKVPCAVRLDAGSSLVRFNHQLVRGYIDSPMLGAEESEAMLNALASLLRPLLVGGEATGEEGERGFNQALRFIDRHIQSERLRPEWVAEEIGMSLRTLYRLFARHGLVVAQYIKQRRLELCAQALRHAPAWQKLSHLSDDWGFRDHSHFSTAFKTHFGISPSEYRKRYQ; from the coding sequence ATGGCGGTTACCGTACAGGCCCGGAGTGCCGGTTTTGACGAATGGCTGCAAAGCATCAACGCGGCCTGCGGGCGTTTTCGCGCCACAACGCTGGGGCCGGCGTTCAGCGGCGCGATGCAGGCATACCATACGCATGCGCTGCGGCTGAGCATCGTTGATGCGGCGCAGACGCGGCTGTACCGCACCCGGCGGGAGGTCGCCCAGAGCAATGGCGGCTACTTTTTTACCGTCTTTCAACTGCGCGGCAGCGCCCTGATGGAGCAGGGGGAAAGGCAGGCATGCCTGTCGGCAGGCGATATGACGCTGATTGACGCCGGACGGCCCAGCAATTTCTTGTTCCAGCATGATTCGCAGCAAATCTCGCTGCTTTTGCCGCGTCACTATCTTGAAGAGCCAGCGCGTCGCGGCAAGGTGCCGTGCGCCGTGCGTCTTGACGCCGGGAGTTCGCTGGTCAGATTCAATCATCAGCTGGTGCGCGGCTATATCGACAGCCCGATGCTGGGGGCGGAAGAGAGTGAGGCCATGCTGAACGCGCTGGCCAGCCTGCTGCGCCCGCTGCTGGTCGGCGGGGAAGCGACGGGAGAGGAGGGCGAACGCGGGTTTAATCAGGCGCTACGCTTTATCGATCGCCATATTCAGTCCGAGCGTTTGCGGCCGGAGTGGGTGGCGGAGGAGATCGGCATGTCGCTGCGTACGCTGTACCGGCTGTTTGCCCGCCACGGGCTGGTGGTGGCGCAATATATTAAACAGCGCCGCCTGGAACTGTGCGCGCAGGCGCTGCGCCATGCGCCGGCATGGCAAAAATTATCCCATCTTAGCGATGACTGGGGGTTTCGCGACCACAGCCATTTTTCCACCGCGTTTAAAACGCACTTTGGCATTTCGCCCAGCGAATACCGCAAGCGCTATCAGTAA
- a CDS encoding L,D-transpeptidase family protein: protein MYRLKRSVRYLLVFLMLLVLCPLAYNWLMARFGYGAPPAPRSAAEQVDQVLIRKASRTLSLLKDNRVVASYPIALGGAADGGAKTREGDRKTPEGDYTIDWRNSRSKYFLSLHISYPDADDIAQAKAGGYSPGSHIMIHGQPNGWGWLAPLLQRMDWTDGCIAVTNAEMQDVWSRVPAGTPVRIEP, encoded by the coding sequence ATGTATCGTCTCAAACGCTCAGTGCGTTACCTGCTTGTTTTTCTTATGCTGCTGGTGCTTTGCCCGCTGGCTTATAACTGGCTGATGGCGCGCTTTGGCTACGGCGCGCCGCCGGCGCCGCGCTCAGCGGCAGAGCAGGTTGACCAGGTGCTGATTCGCAAGGCGTCGCGCACGTTGAGCCTGCTGAAGGACAACCGGGTGGTCGCCAGTTACCCTATTGCACTAGGGGGGGCAGCAGACGGCGGGGCGAAAACGCGCGAGGGCGATCGGAAAACGCCGGAAGGCGATTACACCATCGATTGGCGCAACTCCCGCTCCAAGTATTTTCTCAGCCTGCATATCTCTTACCCGGATGCTGACGATATCGCGCAGGCCAAAGCGGGCGGTTATTCGCCTGGCAGCCATATTATGATCCACGGACAGCCCAACGGCTGGGGATGGCTGGCGCCGTTGCTGCAGCGTATGGACTGGACCGATGGCTGTATCGCGGTGACCAACGCTGAGATGCAGGACGTGTGGTCGCGGGTGCCGGCCGGTACGCCGGTACGTATTGAGCCGTAA
- a CDS encoding beta-galactosidase: protein MTLNTDSLAAVLARRDWENPGVTQLNRLEAHPPFCSWRNADEARHNHHADRVRSLNGDWKFAWFSAPEAVPESWLLNDLTDADTVTVPSNWQMDGYDAPIYSNITYPFPVDPPQVPADNPTGCYSLTFSLDKQAIRGEQTRIIFDGVNSAFHLWCNGRWVGYGQDSRLPSEFDLSDFLVNGENRLAVMVLRWSDGSYLEDQDMWRMSGIFRDVSLLHKPAAHIGDLRITTRFNDDFSRACLEAEVRMAGEPRDDLRVTVQLWRDDSLTAEASAPFGSAAIDERGAYAERATLRLEVERPALWSAETPHLYRAVVLLQRADGTLVEAEACDVGFRQVSIENGLLLLNGKPLLIRGTNRHEHHPQRGQVMDEETMLQDILLMKQHNFNAVRCSHYPNHPRWYTLCDRYGLYVVDEANIETHGMTPMSRLSDDPRWLPAMSQRVTRMVQRDRNHPSIIIWSLGNESGHGANHDALYRWLKTDDPSRPVQYEGGGANTAATDIICPMYARVDQDQPFPVAPKWSIKKWLSMPGEQRPLILCEYAHAMGNSLGGYAKYWQAFRQYPRLQGGFVWDWVDQSLTKYDADGTPWAAYGGDFGDTPNDRQFCMNGLLFADRTPHPSLYEAKHAQQLFQFTLLPGDERRIEVVSEYLFRHSDNEVLHWSIAQDGRPLATGEVVLDIAPQGRQLITLPAVPMPEAAGQLWLTVHVAQPQATAWSPAGHISAWQQWALEEKLDVQPAAYADEAPQLTSSETHFSIALGDKRWEFCRRQGVLMQYWIGEEAQLLSPLRDQFTRAPLDNDIGVSEVTRIDPNAWVERWKAAGHYRAEAALLQCEAEALPRAVLITTAHAWQHQGATLFISRKTYRIDGRGDLQITAEVEVANGTPPPARIGLSCQLSQLAQRVNWLGLGPHENYPDRLTAACFDRWEQPLEAMYTPYVFPCENGLRCGTRELQYGAHRWRGDFQFNISRYSQQQLMETSHRHLLQPEAGVWLNIDGFHMGIGGDDSWSPSVAPEYLLSAGRYRYQLVWGQK from the coding sequence ATGACCCTGAATACGGATTCACTTGCCGCCGTTCTGGCGCGTCGTGACTGGGAAAACCCCGGCGTGACACAGCTTAACCGTCTGGAGGCCCACCCGCCTTTTTGCAGTTGGCGCAATGCCGATGAGGCGCGACATAACCACCACGCCGACCGGGTGCGCAGCCTGAACGGCGACTGGAAATTTGCCTGGTTTTCCGCGCCGGAAGCGGTGCCGGAAAGCTGGCTGCTGAACGATCTGACCGATGCTGACACCGTGACCGTGCCCTCTAACTGGCAGATGGACGGTTACGATGCGCCAATCTACTCCAACATTACCTATCCGTTTCCGGTCGATCCGCCGCAGGTGCCGGCCGACAATCCTACGGGCTGTTACTCGCTCACATTCAGTTTGGATAAGCAGGCGATACGCGGTGAGCAGACCCGTATCATCTTTGACGGTGTGAACTCCGCGTTCCATCTGTGGTGCAACGGGCGCTGGGTCGGCTACGGCCAGGACAGCCGCCTGCCGTCCGAATTCGATCTCAGCGATTTTCTGGTCAACGGTGAAAACCGTCTGGCGGTCATGGTGCTGCGCTGGAGCGACGGCAGCTATCTGGAGGATCAGGATATGTGGCGGATGAGCGGTATTTTCCGCGACGTCTCCCTGCTGCATAAACCGGCGGCGCACATCGGCGATCTGCGCATCACGACCCGTTTTAACGATGATTTTAGCCGCGCGTGTCTGGAGGCCGAGGTCAGGATGGCGGGGGAACCGCGTGACGATTTACGCGTCACCGTTCAACTGTGGCGGGATGACTCGTTGACGGCAGAGGCCAGTGCGCCTTTCGGCAGCGCCGCCATTGATGAGCGCGGCGCCTACGCCGAGCGCGCTACGCTGCGGCTGGAGGTTGAACGCCCGGCGCTGTGGAGTGCGGAAACCCCTCACCTGTACCGCGCCGTGGTGCTGCTGCAGCGCGCCGATGGCACGCTGGTTGAGGCGGAAGCCTGCGATGTCGGCTTCCGTCAGGTCAGCATTGAAAACGGTCTGCTGTTGCTGAACGGCAAACCGCTGCTGATTCGCGGCACCAACCGCCACGAGCATCATCCGCAGCGCGGCCAGGTGATGGACGAAGAGACTATGCTGCAGGACATTCTGCTGATGAAGCAGCATAACTTTAACGCGGTGCGCTGCTCCCACTACCCGAATCATCCGCGCTGGTACACGCTCTGCGACCGCTACGGCCTGTATGTGGTGGACGAGGCGAATATCGAGACGCACGGCATGACGCCGATGAGCCGGCTGAGTGACGATCCGCGCTGGCTGCCGGCCATGAGCCAGCGCGTAACGCGCATGGTGCAGCGCGATCGCAACCACCCGAGCATTATTATCTGGTCGCTGGGCAATGAGTCCGGCCACGGCGCCAACCACGATGCCCTTTACCGCTGGCTGAAAACGGACGATCCGTCGCGCCCGGTGCAGTATGAGGGCGGCGGCGCGAATACCGCGGCGACCGATATTATTTGCCCAATGTATGCGCGCGTCGATCAGGATCAACCGTTCCCCGTCGCGCCAAAATGGTCGATCAAGAAGTGGCTGTCGATGCCGGGAGAGCAGCGCCCGCTGATTCTCTGTGAATATGCCCACGCTATGGGCAACAGCCTCGGCGGCTACGCGAAATACTGGCAGGCTTTCCGCCAGTATCCGCGACTGCAGGGCGGTTTTGTCTGGGACTGGGTGGATCAGTCCCTGACCAAGTATGACGCCGACGGTACGCCGTGGGCGGCATACGGCGGCGATTTTGGCGATACGCCCAACGATCGCCAGTTCTGCATGAACGGGCTGCTGTTTGCAGACCGCACGCCGCATCCTTCGCTGTATGAGGCCAAACATGCGCAGCAGCTGTTCCAGTTTACGCTGCTGCCGGGTGATGAGCGCCGGATTGAAGTCGTCAGCGAGTATTTGTTCCGCCATAGCGATAACGAAGTGTTGCACTGGTCGATTGCGCAGGACGGCCGGCCGCTGGCCACGGGAGAGGTGGTGCTGGATATCGCTCCTCAGGGCCGTCAGCTGATCACCTTACCGGCCGTGCCGATGCCGGAAGCGGCGGGGCAGCTGTGGCTGACGGTGCACGTGGCGCAGCCGCAGGCGACGGCATGGTCACCGGCCGGGCATATCAGCGCCTGGCAGCAGTGGGCGCTGGAGGAAAAACTCGACGTGCAGCCTGCCGCGTACGCCGACGAGGCTCCGCAGCTGACCAGCAGTGAGACGCATTTTAGTATTGCGTTGGGTGATAAGCGCTGGGAATTCTGCCGCCGGCAGGGCGTACTGATGCAGTACTGGATCGGTGAAGAGGCGCAGCTGCTGAGCCCGCTGCGCGACCAGTTCACCCGCGCGCCGCTGGATAATGACATCGGCGTCAGCGAGGTGACCCGCATCGACCCGAACGCCTGGGTTGAACGCTGGAAGGCCGCCGGCCACTACCGGGCAGAGGCCGCGCTGCTGCAGTGCGAGGCCGAAGCGCTGCCCCGTGCGGTGCTGATCACCACCGCGCATGCCTGGCAGCATCAGGGAGCAACGCTGTTTATCAGCCGCAAAACCTATCGCATCGACGGCCGTGGCGATCTGCAGATTACGGCGGAGGTTGAGGTCGCCAACGGCACGCCGCCGCCGGCGCGCATCGGCCTGAGCTGCCAGCTGTCGCAGCTGGCGCAGCGCGTGAACTGGCTGGGGCTGGGGCCGCACGAGAATTACCCGGACCGCCTGACCGCCGCCTGCTTTGACCGCTGGGAGCAGCCGCTGGAGGCGATGTACACCCCGTACGTCTTCCCGTGCGAAAACGGCCTGCGCTGCGGCACCCGCGAACTGCAATATGGCGCGCACCGCTGGCGTGGCGACTTCCAGTTCAACATCAGCCGTTATAGCCAGCAGCAGCTGATGGAAACCAGCCATCGTCACCTGCTGCAGCCGGAGGCGGGCGTCTGGCTGAATATTGACGGTTTCCATATGGGGATCGGCGGCGACGACTCCTGGAGTCCTTCCGTTGCACCGGAATACCTGCTCAGCGCCGGGCGCTATCGCTACCAGCTGGTCTGGGGTCAAAAATAA
- a CDS encoding LacI family DNA-binding transcriptional regulator codes for MKPVTLYDVAAHAGVSYQTVSRVVNQANHVSAKTREKVEAAMAALNYIPNRVAQQLAGKQMPLIGVVTANLALHAPSQIVAAIKSRADQAGASVVIGMVERSGVEACRAAVHNLLTQRVNGLIINYPLDEDDALAVAKACGNVPVVFLDVSDSYPVNSIIFSHDDGARLGVEHLLQHGHQRIALLAGPRSSISARLRLAGWHKYLAQHQLQPVAEIEGDWSAMSGFQQTSQMLNDGTLPTAMLVANDQMALGAMRAISEFGLRVAADISLIGYDDTEDSSCYIPPLTTIKQDFPQLGLSSVDRLLQLSRGESVTGNQLLPVTLVKRKTVLPFNALASSPQALAESLLQLARQVSRL; via the coding sequence GTGAAACCGGTCACGCTATACGATGTTGCAGCGCATGCGGGCGTCTCTTATCAGACCGTCTCCCGCGTGGTTAACCAGGCCAACCACGTTTCCGCCAAAACCCGTGAGAAAGTCGAGGCCGCAATGGCGGCGCTCAATTATATCCCCAACCGCGTCGCCCAGCAGCTGGCGGGCAAGCAGATGCCGCTGATCGGCGTCGTCACCGCCAACCTGGCGCTGCATGCGCCGTCACAAATCGTTGCCGCCATTAAGTCCCGCGCCGACCAGGCCGGCGCCAGCGTAGTGATCGGCATGGTCGAACGCAGCGGCGTGGAGGCGTGCCGGGCGGCGGTGCATAACCTGCTGACGCAGCGGGTCAACGGGCTGATTATCAACTACCCGCTGGATGAAGACGATGCGCTCGCCGTTGCCAAGGCCTGCGGCAACGTGCCGGTGGTGTTCCTCGATGTTTCCGATAGCTACCCCGTTAACAGCATTATTTTCTCTCATGACGACGGCGCGCGGCTGGGGGTCGAACATCTGCTGCAGCACGGTCATCAACGCATAGCGCTGCTGGCGGGGCCGCGTTCTTCCATCTCGGCGCGGCTGCGGCTGGCGGGCTGGCATAAGTATCTGGCGCAGCATCAGCTGCAGCCCGTTGCGGAAATTGAAGGCGACTGGAGTGCGATGTCCGGTTTTCAACAGACGTCGCAGATGCTGAACGATGGCACATTGCCCACGGCGATGCTGGTCGCCAACGATCAGATGGCGCTGGGGGCGATGCGCGCGATAAGCGAGTTCGGCCTGCGCGTCGCGGCTGATATTTCGTTGATTGGCTATGACGATACTGAAGACAGCTCCTGCTATATTCCGCCGCTGACCACCATCAAGCAGGACTTCCCGCAGCTGGGGCTGAGCAGCGTCGACAGATTGCTGCAACTCTCCCGTGGCGAGTCCGTCACCGGCAACCAACTGCTGCCGGTCACGCTGGTCAAACGTAAAACCGTCCTGCCGTTCAACGCACTGGCCTCTTCACCGCAGGCGTTGGCCGAATCGCTGCTGCAGCTTGCGCGGCAGGTTTCACGTCTGTAA
- a CDS encoding mechanosensitive ion channel family protein, with amino-acid sequence MQELLSIWNWLLATPLTFSLLSIAFLLFAGFVSFVVCKLFLLGIVRRFILHTHKSDPLDKDMRVARRLANIVPVVTVYFLSRLVQGLPSGLLETIQAICGVLFIIHSAMLINELLDISNSAYIRKHGEKSHSIKGYVQIGKIIVSSIATILVIATLSNKSPVIIISSLGAVAAVLMFVFQHTLISLVANIQLSSSNVIQLGDWVEMPQDNISGEVTDIALHTITIRNWDNTVSRVPTKNFITETYTNWQPMFSSGGRRIKRSFFIDQSSITFADSALLERLKTVSPVKFAGLSDYLSGKMETLSDEQLIHHGITNLGLFRKYLLEYLKARDDIRNDMYLVVRQLSPTSEGLPIEVYCFTSKVFWSEYEDTQSEIFEYMYATARYFALGIYQKPSGIDMNNMMPKRTRHGAHSLPADAPAGEHSVGAQDIERRL; translated from the coding sequence ATGCAAGAGCTGTTATCTATCTGGAACTGGCTGCTGGCGACGCCGCTGACGTTTTCCCTGTTGTCGATCGCTTTTCTGCTCTTCGCCGGCTTCGTTTCCTTTGTGGTCTGTAAACTGTTCCTGCTGGGCATTGTCAGACGCTTTATCTTACACACCCATAAATCCGATCCGCTGGATAAAGATATGCGGGTCGCCAGACGGCTGGCCAATATTGTGCCGGTGGTGACGGTTTATTTCCTGTCGCGACTGGTGCAGGGGCTGCCGTCAGGGCTGTTGGAAACCATTCAGGCGATCTGCGGCGTGCTGTTCATTATCCACTCTGCGATGCTGATTAATGAACTGCTGGATATCAGCAACAGCGCCTATATCCGCAAGCACGGCGAAAAATCCCACTCGATCAAAGGCTATGTGCAGATCGGCAAGATCATCGTGTCGTCGATCGCCACCATTTTGGTGATCGCCACGCTGTCCAACAAGTCGCCGGTGATCATTATCTCCAGTCTGGGTGCGGTTGCCGCGGTGCTGATGTTTGTGTTCCAGCATACGTTGATTTCGCTGGTGGCCAATATCCAGCTGTCGTCATCCAATGTGATTCAGCTGGGAGACTGGGTGGAGATGCCGCAGGACAATATCAGCGGCGAGGTGACGGATATCGCGCTGCATACCATCACCATCCGCAACTGGGACAACACCGTTTCCCGGGTGCCGACCAAGAACTTTATTACCGAAACCTATACCAACTGGCAGCCGATGTTCTCCTCGGGCGGTCGGCGTATCAAACGCAGTTTCTTTATCGATCAGTCCAGCATCACCTTTGCCGACAGCGCGCTGCTGGAGCGGTTGAAAACGGTATCGCCGGTGAAATTCGCCGGGCTGAGCGACTACCTCAGCGGAAAGATGGAAACGCTGTCCGACGAACAGCTGATCCACCACGGCATTACCAACCTGGGCCTGTTCCGCAAGTATCTGCTTGAGTATCTGAAGGCGCGTGACGATATCCGCAATGATATGTACCTGGTGGTGCGCCAGCTTAGCCCGACTTCCGAGGGGTTGCCTATCGAGGTGTACTGCTTTACCTCGAAGGTGTTTTGGAGCGAGTACGAAGATACGCAGTCGGAAATTTTCGAATACATGTACGCCACCGCCCGCTATTTCGCGCTGGGTATCTATCAGAAGCCATCGGGTATTGATATGAACAATATGATGCCGAAAAGAACGCGCCACGGCGCGCATTCTCTCCCCGCCGATGCGCCGGCGGGGGAGCATTCAGTTGGCGCTCAGGACATCGAGCGCCGCCTTTAG
- a CDS encoding UbiD family decarboxylase → MNHQPAATDFRQFIDYLRAHQELLEIDVAVSPELEAGAITRKVYETGAPAPLFQALENNPHGFRILGAPAGLSRRDGQRYARLAAHFGLPKNATPREILETIISAGDRTPITPVQVSNAPCKQNVLLGDDVDLHRFPIPLLHQEDGGRYFATYGFHVVQSPDGRWDSWSVARAMLHDRRTLVGPAMAQQHIGMIHQMWREQGKNTPWAMVLGAPPAAMAVAGMPLPAWVSEPGYIGALTGQPVEVVKCETNDLYVPASAEIVVEGEISVGQTAMEGPMGEYHGYAFAEGKPQPLFHVKAVSYRDRAILPICVAGTPPEENHTLWGTMISAEALKHCRQQQLPIDMAWCSYEAATCWLVLSVDIDKLAVLNTDADSLVQLIAEKFFNSHVAWLVPKILLVGNDIDITDINQVVWALATRSHPKRDFHDFSDSPGIPMVPYLDAEDKQAGRGGKMIINCLFPEAFAGRQRATTANFEHSYPETIKQQVNRRWRDYGF, encoded by the coding sequence ATGAACCATCAGCCTGCCGCCACGGACTTTCGCCAGTTTATCGACTACTTGCGCGCGCATCAGGAACTGCTGGAGATTGACGTCGCCGTCAGCCCTGAGCTGGAAGCCGGCGCGATTACCCGCAAGGTTTATGAAACCGGAGCCCCGGCGCCGCTGTTTCAGGCGCTGGAGAATAACCCGCACGGCTTCAGGATCCTCGGCGCGCCGGCTGGATTAAGCCGCCGCGACGGCCAGCGCTATGCCCGTCTCGCCGCCCACTTCGGCCTGCCGAAAAACGCCACGCCGCGCGAAATACTGGAGACGATTATCAGCGCCGGCGATCGGACGCCTATTACGCCGGTTCAGGTCAGCAACGCACCCTGCAAGCAGAACGTGCTGCTGGGCGATGACGTCGATCTGCACCGCTTTCCCATTCCGCTGCTGCACCAGGAAGACGGCGGCCGTTACTTCGCCACTTACGGCTTCCACGTGGTGCAGTCACCCGACGGCCGCTGGGACAGCTGGTCCGTGGCACGCGCCATGCTGCACGATCGGCGCACGCTGGTCGGCCCGGCGATGGCGCAACAGCATATCGGCATGATCCATCAAATGTGGCGTGAACAGGGCAAGAATACCCCTTGGGCGATGGTGCTGGGCGCACCGCCGGCGGCGATGGCGGTCGCCGGTATGCCGCTGCCCGCCTGGGTCAGCGAACCGGGCTATATCGGTGCGCTGACCGGCCAGCCGGTGGAGGTAGTCAAATGTGAAACCAACGATCTGTACGTGCCGGCCTCGGCGGAAATCGTGGTGGAAGGCGAGATCAGCGTCGGGCAAACCGCGATGGAAGGCCCGATGGGCGAGTACCACGGCTACGCGTTCGCCGAAGGTAAGCCGCAGCCGCTGTTCCACGTCAAGGCGGTGAGCTATCGCGATCGCGCCATTTTGCCAATCTGCGTCGCCGGTACGCCGCCGGAAGAAAACCACACGCTGTGGGGCACCATGATTTCCGCCGAAGCGCTGAAACACTGCCGCCAGCAGCAACTGCCGATCGATATGGCCTGGTGTTCCTATGAGGCCGCCACCTGCTGGCTGGTGCTGTCGGTGGATATCGACAAACTGGCGGTGCTGAACACCGACGCCGACAGCCTGGTGCAGCTGATTGCCGAAAAATTTTTCAACTCGCACGTCGCCTGGCTGGTGCCGAAAATTCTCCTGGTCGGCAACGATATCGATATCACCGATATCAATCAGGTGGTCTGGGCGCTGGCGACCCGCAGCCATCCGAAACGTGATTTCCATGACTTTAGCGACAGCCCCGGCATTCCCATGGTGCCGTATCTGGACGCCGAGGATAAACAGGCCGGCAGAGGCGGTAAAATGATCATCAACTGTCTGTTCCCGGAAGCATTCGCCGGGCGACAGCGCGCCACCACCGCCAATTTTGAACACTCCTACCCTGAGACGATCAAACAGCAGGTAAACCGCCGCTGGCGCGATTACGGCTTTTAA
- a CDS encoding DUF4762 family protein has translation MKKMTMMESSNIIGGFYNCTATTFEKTTVGGAEACTAVRNCTNKFGQPTKVMFYVPMGNCSATAAPAAK, from the coding sequence ATGAAAAAGATGACCATGATGGAATCTTCCAACATCATCGGCGGTTTCTATAACTGTACAGCGACCACCTTTGAGAAAACCACGGTAGGCGGCGCTGAAGCTTGTACCGCCGTCAGAAACTGCACCAATAAGTTTGGTCAGCCGACGAAAGTCATGTTCTATGTGCCAATGGGCAACTGCTCTGCCACCGCGGCTCCAGCTGCAAAATAA
- a CDS encoding MFS transporter, which translates to MYYLKNTNFWMFGFFFFFYFFIMGAYFPFFPIWLHEINHISQRDTGVIFACISLFSLLFQPVFGLLSDKLGLRKHLLWVITGMLVMFAPFFIYVFGPLLQFNILLGSIVGGIYLGFIYNAGAPAIEAYIEKVSRRSSFEFGRARMFGCVGWALCASIVGIMFTINNEFVFWLGSGCAVILALLLFFSRTDTHSSAVVADAVGANQSAFSLKLALELFKQPKLWFLSLYVVGVSCTYDVFDQQFANFFTSFFASGEQGTRVFGYVTTLGELLNATIMFFAPLIVNRIGGKNALLLAGAIMSVRIIGSSFATSALEVVILKTLHMFEVPFLIVGCFKYITSQFEVRFSATIYLVCFCFFKQLAMIFMSVFAGNMYESIGFQGAYLVLGLVTLGFTLMSVFTLSGAGPFSLRRGAKEAV; encoded by the coding sequence ATGTATTATTTAAAAAATACTAATTTTTGGATGTTCGGTTTTTTCTTCTTCTTTTACTTTTTTATTATGGGAGCCTATTTCCCATTCTTCCCTATCTGGCTACACGAAATTAATCATATCAGCCAACGGGATACCGGCGTTATTTTTGCCTGTATTTCTCTGTTTTCCCTGCTGTTCCAGCCAGTTTTCGGGCTGCTCTCCGATAAGCTCGGCCTACGTAAACATCTGCTGTGGGTGATCACCGGTATGCTGGTGATGTTTGCCCCGTTCTTTATTTACGTCTTCGGGCCGCTATTACAGTTCAATATCTTACTGGGCTCGATCGTCGGCGGGATTTACCTCGGCTTTATTTACAACGCCGGCGCGCCGGCGATTGAGGCCTATATTGAAAAAGTCAGCCGCCGCAGCAGCTTTGAATTCGGCCGTGCGCGCATGTTTGGCTGCGTGGGCTGGGCGCTGTGCGCTTCGATCGTCGGCATTATGTTTACCATCAACAACGAATTTGTGTTCTGGCTGGGTTCCGGCTGTGCCGTGATTCTGGCGCTGCTGCTGTTCTTTTCACGCACCGATACGCACTCTTCTGCGGTGGTGGCGGACGCCGTGGGCGCCAATCAGAGCGCCTTTAGCCTGAAGCTGGCCCTGGAACTGTTCAAACAGCCGAAGCTGTGGTTCCTCTCGCTGTACGTGGTGGGTGTCTCCTGCACCTACGATGTGTTTGACCAGCAGTTCGCCAACTTTTTCACCTCTTTCTTCGCCTCCGGTGAACAGGGTACCCGGGTGTTCGGCTATGTCACCACGCTGGGCGAGTTGCTGAACGCCACCATCATGTTTTTTGCACCGCTGATCGTCAACCGTATCGGCGGCAAGAATGCGCTGCTGCTGGCGGGCGCCATTATGTCGGTGCGTATTATCGGCTCCTCGTTTGCCACCTCGGCGCTGGAAGTGGTGATCCTGAAAACGTTGCATATGTTTGAGGTGCCGTTCCTGATTGTCGGCTGTTTCAAATATATCACCAGCCAGTTTGAGGTGCGCTTTTCGGCCACCATCTATCTGGTGTGCTTCTGTTTCTTCAAGCAGCTGGCGATGATTTTCATGTCGGTGTTTGCCGGCAATATGTATGAAAGCATCGGCTTCCAGGGCGCGTATCTGGTACTGGGGTTGGTTACGCTGGGCTTTACGCTGATGTCCGTGTTCACCCTCAGCGGAGCCGGGCCGTTTTCTCTGCGCCGTGGTGCCAAAGAGGCGGTGTAA
- a CDS encoding DUF4762 family protein codes for MKKMTMKNADKVIGGYILFCSMEKFEWGAGGNSNLCYSVVECRNKYGVPNKTINVVARNNCPEKPTTTP; via the coding sequence GTGAAAAAAATGACCATGAAGAACGCTGATAAGGTGATTGGCGGCTATATTCTTTTCTGTAGCATGGAAAAATTTGAATGGGGCGCCGGGGGAAATAGCAACCTCTGTTATTCGGTCGTTGAGTGCCGTAATAAGTATGGTGTACCGAACAAGACGATCAACGTTGTGGCCAGGAACAACTGTCCCGAAAAACCAACGACAACGCCTTAA